One window from the genome of Acinetobacter sp. ANC 7912 encodes:
- a CDS encoding LysM peptidoglycan-binding domain-containing protein encodes MYKPTASLWQPSLPSFLKVSILGTALASLGLTGCSTTQSAAGSKHKQSSSDFLGADSLDGLEDLLSATDMRAVEGDRLLILKHGDVWKRMTVGFKMNLDVWNPRIDAQRGWFISRQPYLDRLSARASRYLYHTVKEAERRGMPTELALLPVIESSYDPAATSSAAAAGLWQFIPSTGRIYGLKQTSMYDGRRDVVESTRAAYEFLGALYNQFGSWELALASYNAGPGRIQQAINRNKAAGLPTDYWSLKLPQETMNYVPRFIAVAQIIKNPSKYGVSLPPIANRPHFREVSVGAASLNEIAAITGLSRAELYQLNPGHRGDWIDPESPRRILIPADLSPSVDEKLKKLQSGKGLWAGPASTLPKNNQTITPVKTTPPVLNTATITPSKQTPPALTASTTMKTTVKPTSTATTPAATTAVKAATTATTAAVTTASKTATTTATVAASTATPNLTALNTKKVATPQGSAALAEFAAKSDVPIPSAPRIPVAVTPVEPVKPIQVEPPISEVERQQILAAVAAEELPKSVDEILKPVATPAEQAEVVEELKALAPAGTEIVDPYDGKIKLTAIQTSLSVAEQQGKELTKGFSYPKGVAENTKADSVEAKLNQGKNYVKTESEVVVVPPKGNRSTYTVLPGDTLALIAAKNGVNWRDVAKWNQIDPNATLYVGTTIYLYDAKPVQETKKPAAKPETYVVQANDSLTGVASQFGLTVKQLADYNGLSTTSGLYVGQKLSLKETAASKAKVEEAKKAELTKVQTKTYTVQRGEYLKLIADRYALSNAELAALTPGLTATSSLMVGQKINVPVHEVETASSNSKKVEQKIENVKVDHISTENHQVKRGETLYSIASQAKLSVSELAALNGLSSNSGLRVGQTIKIPAGSKVPDSYTVQSGDTLSGVAAKYNLTMEHLASLNGLSRTAGLRVGQRLKLTGEVEQTHTSASTTEHAVKGVKPTVHVVKAGETLSSIARQHYLQLQYLADLNDLTTTSKVRVGQQLKIGLPPEIEARANSIRPVTAAPVATKVSATSTKGTESYTVKSGESLTAIASRYGLSTVELADMNNLSAKAGLRVGQTLHVPKRVTEYKIKRGDTLIGLASRYGVDSGTLAEMNDMKPNTQLRIGDVIKVPNL; translated from the coding sequence ATGTATAAACCAACTGCATCATTGTGGCAGCCCTCGTTACCTTCATTCTTAAAAGTATCCATACTTGGTACAGCACTAGCTTCCTTAGGTTTAACGGGTTGTTCGACGACACAAAGTGCAGCAGGTTCCAAACACAAACAGAGCAGTTCTGATTTCTTAGGTGCTGATAGTCTGGATGGTCTGGAAGACCTGTTGTCTGCAACGGATATGCGTGCGGTAGAAGGTGACCGCTTACTGATCCTGAAACATGGTGATGTGTGGAAACGCATGACGGTGGGTTTCAAAATGAACCTGGATGTCTGGAATCCGCGTATTGATGCCCAGCGGGGCTGGTTTATTTCACGTCAGCCTTACCTCGATCGTTTGAGTGCGCGTGCTTCACGTTATTTGTACCATACCGTGAAAGAAGCCGAACGCCGGGGTATGCCAACCGAATTGGCCTTATTGCCCGTAATTGAAAGTTCTTATGACCCGGCAGCCACCAGTAGTGCTGCAGCTGCAGGTTTATGGCAGTTTATTCCAAGTACTGGCCGTATTTATGGTCTGAAACAAACCTCGATGTACGATGGCCGTCGTGACGTGGTGGAATCGACTCGTGCTGCGTATGAATTTTTAGGTGCGCTTTATAATCAGTTCGGTTCATGGGAACTGGCTCTGGCATCTTATAATGCCGGTCCGGGTCGGATCCAGCAGGCGATTAACCGCAACAAGGCTGCGGGCTTGCCAACCGATTACTGGTCATTGAAACTGCCACAGGAAACTATGAACTATGTGCCGCGTTTTATTGCGGTGGCGCAGATCATCAAGAATCCATCCAAATATGGTGTTAGCCTGCCACCAATTGCCAACCGTCCGCACTTCCGTGAAGTCAGTGTCGGTGCAGCGAGTCTGAATGAAATCGCTGCGATTACGGGCTTAAGCCGTGCTGAGCTGTATCAGTTGAACCCGGGGCATCGTGGTGACTGGATTGATCCGGAAAGTCCACGCCGTATCCTGATTCCGGCAGACCTGAGCCCATCCGTGGATGAAAAGCTGAAAAAATTGCAGTCAGGAAAAGGTTTATGGGCAGGCCCTGCGAGCACTTTACCGAAAAACAATCAGACCATTACCCCGGTGAAGACCACACCACCTGTGTTAAATACGGCAACGATTACGCCGTCGAAGCAGACACCGCCAGCACTTACGGCTTCAACCACAATGAAGACTACTGTTAAACCTACAAGTACGGCTACTACTCCAGCAGCAACAACAGCAGTGAAGGCAGCAACTACTGCAACAACTGCTGCAGTAACAACTGCAAGCAAGACTGCGACCACGACAGCTACAGTTGCAGCATCTACAGCAACACCAAACCTGACTGCACTAAACACCAAGAAAGTGGCGACACCGCAAGGTTCTGCTGCACTGGCTGAGTTTGCTGCCAAGAGTGATGTGCCAATTCCAAGTGCACCACGTATTCCAGTGGCGGTGACGCCAGTTGAACCGGTAAAACCAATTCAGGTCGAACCACCAATTTCCGAAGTTGAACGTCAGCAAATTCTGGCTGCGGTTGCTGCTGAAGAACTGCCAAAGTCGGTAGATGAAATCCTGAAGCCAGTGGCAACGCCAGCGGAACAAGCAGAAGTGGTTGAAGAGCTGAAAGCGCTGGCGCCTGCAGGAACGGAAATTGTCGATCCTTATGATGGCAAGATCAAGTTGACTGCGATTCAGACCAGCCTGTCTGTTGCCGAACAGCAGGGTAAAGAGCTGACTAAAGGTTTCTCTTATCCGAAAGGTGTGGCGGAAAATACCAAGGCGGATTCTGTTGAAGCCAAGCTGAACCAGGGTAAAAACTACGTCAAGACCGAGTCTGAAGTGGTCGTTGTTCCACCGAAAGGCAATCGCAGTACCTATACCGTATTGCCGGGCGATACTTTAGCGTTAATCGCGGCAAAGAACGGCGTGAACTGGCGTGATGTAGCGAAATGGAACCAGATCGATCCGAACGCAACCTTGTATGTCGGCACCACCATTTACCTGTACGATGCCAAACCGGTACAGGAAACTAAAAAGCCAGCAGCGAAACCTGAAACCTATGTGGTTCAGGCCAATGATTCTCTTACAGGTGTTGCGAGTCAGTTCGGTCTTACGGTTAAACAACTGGCCGACTATAATGGCCTCAGCACGACAAGTGGTCTTTATGTCGGTCAGAAGCTGTCACTGAAAGAAACTGCAGCATCCAAAGCTAAAGTGGAAGAAGCGAAAAAAGCAGAATTAACCAAAGTGCAGACCAAGACTTATACGGTGCAACGTGGTGAATATCTGAAACTGATCGCGGATCGTTATGCACTATCCAATGCTGAACTGGCTGCATTGACGCCGGGTCTGACTGCGACCAGTAGTTTAATGGTCGGCCAGAAAATCAATGTGCCGGTACATGAGGTAGAAACTGCGTCCAGCAACAGCAAGAAAGTTGAGCAGAAGATCGAGAATGTCAAAGTCGATCATATCTCGACTGAAAATCATCAGGTCAAACGTGGTGAAACCCTGTATAGCATTGCCAGCCAGGCGAAACTGAGTGTCAGCGAACTGGCAGCCTTGAATGGTTTGTCTAGCAACAGTGGCCTGCGTGTGGGTCAGACTATCAAGATTCCGGCTGGTAGCAAGGTGCCAGATAGCTATACCGTACAGTCAGGGGATACCTTATCCGGTGTTGCCGCCAAATATAATCTGACTATGGAGCATCTTGCCAGTCTGAATGGCTTGTCACGTACCGCAGGTTTGCGTGTCGGACAACGTCTTAAATTAACTGGTGAAGTTGAACAGACACATACAAGTGCATCTACTACCGAACATGCTGTAAAAGGTGTAAAACCAACTGTACATGTGGTCAAAGCAGGTGAAACTTTAAGTTCGATTGCGCGTCAGCATTATCTGCAACTGCAGTATCTGGCGGATTTGAATGATTTAACCACCACCAGCAAGGTGCGTGTCGGCCAGCAGCTAAAAATTGGTTTACCGCCAGAAATTGAGGCACGTGCCAACAGTATTCGTCCTGTAACTGCAGCACCGGTAGCGACCAAGGTATCTGCTACTTCTACAAAAGGAACTGAAAGTTATACGGTTAAATCTGGAGAATCCCTGACTGCGATTGCCAGCCGTTATGGTCTGAGTACAGTTGAATTAGCTGACATGAATAATCTATCTGCCAAAGCAGGGCTGCGTGTCGGTCAAACCCTGCATGTGCCGAAACGTGTGACCGAGTACAAGATCAAGCGCGGTGATACCTTGATCGGTCTGGCATCGCGTTATGGGGTTGACAGTGGTACATTGGCAGAAATGAATGACATGAAGCCAAATACCCAGTTGCGTATTGGTGATGTGATCAAGGTACCGAACCTCTAA